A DNA window from Leptospiraceae bacterium contains the following coding sequences:
- the rnc gene encoding ribonuclease III yields the protein MTKENSQSTSSLKHLPQERVKDLRDLIKKIKVPFHNLVLLNSAFTHKSFLNETTIPYEDNERLEFLGDSVLGLVVSNYLFQKFPTHSEGKLSKIKSRIVSGAVLANISTSLELSHYLLLGKGERTSGGATNRSNLENVLEALIGAIFLESGITAVADFILPHVEDIVENELHSYKDYQTALQEFCQKKFKMLPTYEILSEEGPDHNKIFRVKVKVKNVGEKIGSGNSKQKARQDAASKMLKSMKIRLKTD from the coding sequence TTGACAAAAGAAAATTCACAAAGCACATCTTCTTTAAAACATCTACCTCAAGAAAGAGTCAAAGACCTAAGAGACTTGATTAAAAAAATCAAGGTTCCATTTCACAATCTAGTTTTATTAAATTCAGCATTTACCCATAAATCTTTTTTAAATGAAACGACAATTCCTTATGAGGATAATGAGCGCCTTGAGTTTCTCGGTGACTCCGTTCTCGGTCTAGTTGTAAGTAATTATCTTTTCCAAAAATTTCCAACTCACTCGGAAGGCAAGCTTTCAAAAATAAAGTCTAGAATTGTATCAGGAGCAGTATTAGCCAATATTTCGACTTCCCTTGAACTAAGCCATTATTTGCTTCTTGGAAAAGGTGAGAGAACAAGTGGGGGAGCGACAAATCGCAGTAACCTCGAAAATGTTTTAGAAGCATTAATTGGTGCCATTTTTTTGGAATCGGGAATTACTGCTGTGGCTGATTTTATTTTGCCGCATGTAGAAGATATTGTAGAGAACGAACTCCATTCCTATAAAGATTATCAAACAGCACTGCAAGAATTTTGTCAGAAGAAATTTAAAATGCTTCCGACCTATGAGATTCTTTCAGAAGAAGGACCTGATCATAATAAAATATTTCGTGTAAAGGTTAAGGTAAAAAATGTTGGTGAAAAAATAGGGTCGGGAAACAGTAAGCAAAAAGCACGGCAAGATGCAGCAAGTAAGATGCTGAAGTCAATGAAAATTCGTCTGAAGACAGATTAG
- a CDS encoding glutathione peroxidase, whose translation MNEPLNHTVKDINGSVVDLNQYKGKTILIVNVASKCGLTPQYKGLQELYDKYKDRGFIILGFPANDFMGQEPGTEADIKQFCELNYKVSFPMFAKMKVKKGEGQSDLYKYLTSKETSPGFEGEIEWNFQKFLVDKTGKTIKRYSPKTTPEEIAKELEKYL comes from the coding sequence ATGAATGAACCATTAAACCATACAGTAAAAGACATTAACGGCAGTGTTGTAGATTTGAATCAATACAAGGGAAAGACAATACTCATTGTCAATGTTGCTTCCAAGTGCGGACTTACTCCGCAATACAAGGGACTCCAAGAACTATATGATAAATATAAGGACAGAGGTTTTATCATTTTAGGATTTCCAGCAAATGATTTTATGGGTCAAGAGCCTGGAACAGAAGCGGATATCAAACAGTTTTGTGAATTAAATTACAAAGTATCATTTCCAATGTTTGCGAAAATGAAAGTCAAAAAAGGAGAAGGTCAATCTGATTTGTATAAATACCTGACATCTAAGGAAACTAGTCCTGGCTTTGAAGGAGAAATTGAATGGAATTTCCAGAAATTTCTAGTGGATAAGACCGGTAAGACGATAAAAAGATATTCTCCCAAAACTACTCCGGAAGAAATTGCAAAGGAATTAGAAAAATATTTGTGA
- the acpP gene encoding acyl carrier protein — protein sequence MADLEKIKAIIVEQLGVDETEVTPEAHFIDDLGADSLDTVELVMALEEEFGIEISDEDAEKIQTVGDVAKYIDKAKS from the coding sequence ATGGCAGATTTAGAAAAAATTAAAGCGATCATCGTTGAGCAACTCGGAGTAGACGAGACTGAAGTAACACCAGAAGCACACTTTATTGATGATCTCGGTGCAGATTCACTCGATACAGTGGAACTCGTTATGGCATTAGAAGAAGAATTCGGAATCGAAATCTCTGATGAAGATGCTGAAAAGATTCAGACAGTTGGCGATGTTGCTAAATACATCGACAAAGCAAAATCCTGA
- a CDS encoding NUDIX hydrolase — protein MLDFFLKSKKPRIRVAALIRNNKGEIFLIKQRKKNKDYWLLPGGGIEFGESATIALERELKEELNLDTKTSKFLLLNESIDPKGDRHLLQLVFEVEVKYFNPSIPKSEKAIVEFAFHSVESVLELELRPDIKSYFKESGREKTRFIKSDWVVG, from the coding sequence ATGTTAGACTTCTTTCTAAAATCTAAAAAGCCAAGAATTCGAGTCGCTGCTTTGATTCGAAATAATAAGGGTGAAATATTTCTTATTAAGCAAAGAAAAAAAAACAAAGACTACTGGCTATTACCCGGTGGTGGAATTGAATTTGGAGAAAGTGCTACGATTGCCTTAGAGAGAGAACTCAAAGAAGAATTAAATTTAGACACCAAGACTTCCAAATTTCTGTTACTAAATGAAAGCATTGATCCAAAGGGAGATAGACATTTGCTTCAATTGGTTTTTGAAGTGGAAGTAAAATATTTTAATCCTTCGATTCCAAAATCAGAGAAAGCGATTGTGGAATTTGCATTTCATTCTGTAGAATCTGTATTAGAATTAGAACTACGACCGGATATAAAAAGTTATTTCAAAGAATCAGGAAGAGAAAAAACTAGATTTATCAAAAGCGATTGGGTGGTGGGCTAA
- a CDS encoding Holliday junction branch migration protein RuvA, with amino-acid sequence MIAGLKGRIERLDVSFVELDVNGVIYEIFISFKTYEELRLIKDSQVTLCIYHLINERMQRLFGFLNIRDRELFKLIRGLHGIGEMTALKILSFMSADDLYKAVVNGDNSKLEKIPKVKGKTSEKIIFEVKQNLKKFEAFLNVADVNYSPTKEDKKDLSVLALVQLGFDEKTAVKEVSKVISDMNIDDTAEIIRQVLKIN; translated from the coding sequence TAAAGGGTAGGATTGAACGGTTAGATGTAAGTTTTGTTGAATTGGATGTGAATGGGGTCATCTATGAGATATTTATTTCCTTTAAAACATATGAGGAATTAAGGTTAATCAAAGATAGTCAGGTAACACTTTGTATTTATCATTTAATCAATGAAAGAATGCAAAGACTATTTGGATTCTTAAATATTAGAGACAGGGAACTATTTAAATTAATTCGCGGCTTACATGGAATTGGCGAAATGACCGCTTTGAAAATTCTTTCATTTATGAGTGCCGATGATTTGTATAAGGCAGTGGTTAATGGAGATAATTCAAAGTTAGAGAAAATTCCTAAAGTAAAAGGTAAAACATCTGAAAAAATAATTTTCGAAGTAAAACAGAATCTAAAAAAATTCGAAGCCTTTCTAAATGTGGCTGACGTGAATTATTCCCCAACGAAAGAGGATAAGAAGGATTTATCTGTCCTTGCTCTAGTTCAACTTGGATTTGATGAAAAGACAGCGGTAAAAGAAGTCTCAAAGGTAATAAGCGATATGAATATAGATGATACTGCTGAAATAATTCGCCAAGTTCTAAAAATAAATTAG
- a CDS encoding EAL domain-containing protein, whose protein sequence is MNELTFENALNQVSLGVVIYDSNLKFTYINKEEEPDALIRNALIGKSDIEWCKIKSLSEDIATIRMIQIEKSIELRHSLEYEEEFEYNGDKKYILRIISPSFDQEGNLINIIRQGRDITETKVAILKLEHSANHDLLTDLPNRRFLYSRLSEELSKSNRKDILLFLLDLDRFKTINDTLGHLIGDVLIKSVASRILNLFPVTLDVLVSRLGGDEFVIACFHTDANIIQNVYAKKILECFAEPFLLGEHELFITTSIGVYAHLSKDTVADIDLILKHADIAMYKAKESGRNKFRIYSSGMDTKVTSKFTIETKLNQAMRNNEFFLHYQPRMNILTRTVHSIEVLLRWNLNSEILETIKFFEAIEESGVLLILSKWIFKEAILDNLEWQKMGLGKIPISINLSERQFYDDNLLVLIKDILLETGFQANLLELEINENSIMKNPETSEEILNNIHMLGIKITLDDFGSGYSSLGKLKDYPIDTINVSKTLVRGVTENYQDAAVASAIVSMAHKLNIRVNAEGVETLEQLEFMRYLRCEYFQGYFFSKPVSKQEMEKYILSNVKQLSYSL, encoded by the coding sequence TTGAACGAGTTAACATTTGAAAATGCATTAAACCAGGTATCCTTAGGTGTTGTAATTTATGACTCTAATTTAAAATTTACATATATAAACAAAGAAGAAGAGCCCGATGCTTTAATTCGAAATGCCTTGATTGGCAAGTCGGATATTGAATGGTGTAAAATAAAATCGTTGAGCGAAGACATTGCAACGATTCGAATGATACAAATTGAAAAATCAATTGAATTAAGACATTCTCTAGAATATGAAGAAGAATTTGAATACAATGGTGATAAAAAATACATACTAAGAATTATTTCGCCAAGCTTTGATCAAGAAGGAAACCTAATCAACATTATCCGTCAGGGTCGTGATATTACGGAAACGAAAGTGGCGATCTTGAAATTGGAGCATTCGGCTAACCATGACTTGCTGACAGATTTACCTAATCGAAGATTTCTTTATTCTCGATTGTCTGAAGAACTTAGCAAATCGAATCGGAAAGATATACTCTTATTTTTATTGGATCTAGACAGATTCAAAACAATCAACGATACATTGGGACATTTGATTGGTGACGTTTTAATTAAGTCCGTTGCAAGTCGAATCTTAAATTTATTTCCGGTAACGCTCGATGTTCTTGTCAGTCGGTTAGGTGGTGATGAATTCGTGATTGCTTGTTTTCATACAGACGCGAATATCATTCAGAATGTTTACGCAAAGAAAATATTAGAATGCTTTGCTGAGCCGTTTCTTTTAGGCGAACATGAACTATTTATTACGACAAGTATTGGGGTTTATGCTCATTTGTCGAAAGACACCGTGGCTGATATTGACCTAATTTTGAAACATGCAGACATTGCAATGTATAAAGCAAAAGAGTCTGGTCGAAATAAATTTAGAATTTATTCATCAGGAATGGATACGAAGGTCACGAGTAAATTTACAATTGAAACGAAATTGAACCAGGCAATGCGAAATAATGAATTTTTTTTGCATTATCAACCAAGGATGAATATTCTTACTAGGACAGTGCATTCTATCGAAGTTTTATTGCGTTGGAATTTGAATTCGGAAATTTTAGAGACAATAAAATTTTTTGAAGCAATAGAAGAATCGGGAGTACTGCTAATACTGAGTAAATGGATTTTTAAAGAGGCTATTCTTGATAACTTAGAATGGCAAAAAATGGGACTAGGAAAAATTCCGATTTCCATTAATCTATCCGAAAGACAATTTTATGATGATAATTTACTTGTTCTGATAAAAGATATTCTTCTAGAGACAGGGTTTCAGGCAAATCTTTTGGAATTGGAAATAAATGAAAATTCAATTATGAAAAATCCGGAGACCAGTGAAGAAATTTTAAATAATATTCATATGCTTGGAATCAAAATAACACTCGATGATTTTGGTTCTGGCTATTCGTCGTTAGGCAAGCTGAAAGATTATCCGATTGATACAATTAATGTTAGCAAAACTTTAGTACGTGGAGTTACAGAAAACTATCAAGATGCAGCGGTTGCTTCCGCAATTGTTTCTATGGCACACAAACTAAACATTCGAGTGAATGCGGAAGGAGTTGAAACTTTAGAGCAACTCGAGTTTATGCGCTATTTGCGATGTGAATATTTTCAAGGATATTTTTTTTCTAAGCCAGTATCTAAACAGGAAATGGAAAAATATATTTTGAGTAATGTGAAACAGTTATCTTATTCTCTATAG
- a CDS encoding DUF445 family protein, translating to MFKEEFILKKTPYRKKQIIAISLLFISGISLIFLESGTVLTTHESIRKILVNAFEGGFVGGLCDWFAVWKTYNAIENDSLIVAEEIGQWVASDLLDKNTLKNQINDVLDSPETNEQIYKLLDSYFDTKENTKKILENFWAKIESSVVEYIVQYNFTLSEMSLITNASSDQIIIHTIKICVGDTLSKISEEQEFKDFVGKIVSQQNAMTKFVTMFINIPNIIKQYGEKLKSGEESFSENEQFLDEMVTIISMSADKYILSWQSLSVEQKTTAVQALITQLRETSLEIASKYILLHKNHIKASKTLRNYMPVREFFEFIEDKIDDQVSKFIGEKISERLKSQDPKDFRVNIEWKTRNILENIRINGTLLGFVLGLLIGSIKITI from the coding sequence ATGTTTAAAGAAGAATTTATTTTAAAAAAAACTCCTTATCGGAAAAAGCAGATTATTGCCATTAGCCTTCTTTTTATTTCTGGAATTTCCCTGATTTTTTTAGAATCAGGGACTGTTTTGACAACTCATGAATCGATTCGAAAGATTTTGGTAAATGCATTTGAAGGAGGATTTGTTGGCGGACTCTGTGATTGGTTTGCTGTTTGGAAAACTTATAATGCAATTGAAAATGATAGCCTCATCGTAGCTGAAGAAATTGGTCAGTGGGTCGCCTCTGATTTGCTTGATAAAAATACGTTAAAGAACCAGATCAATGATGTATTAGATAGTCCTGAGACAAATGAGCAAATTTATAAATTACTCGATTCCTATTTTGATACAAAAGAAAATACGAAAAAGATTTTAGAAAATTTCTGGGCAAAAATTGAAAGCTCAGTAGTTGAATACATTGTTCAGTATAATTTTACTCTGAGTGAAATGTCTTTAATTACAAATGCTTCCTCGGATCAAATTATCATTCATACAATTAAGATTTGTGTCGGTGATACGCTTTCAAAAATTTCAGAAGAGCAGGAATTCAAAGATTTCGTGGGAAAGATTGTAAGTCAACAGAATGCGATGACTAAATTCGTAACTATGTTTATTAATATACCCAATATAATTAAACAGTATGGAGAAAAACTAAAATCAGGGGAAGAGAGTTTTTCAGAGAATGAACAATTTCTAGACGAAATGGTAACTATCATCTCTATGAGTGCGGATAAATACATTTTATCGTGGCAATCACTCAGTGTGGAACAGAAAACAACGGCGGTTCAGGCTCTAATAACGCAATTGCGCGAGACATCGCTAGAAATTGCTTCAAAATACATTCTATTACATAAAAATCATATCAAAGCATCGAAGACTCTCCGAAATTATATGCCTGTGAGAGAATTCTTTGAGTTTATAGAAGATAAAATCGATGATCAAGTGTCAAAGTTCATCGGTGAGAAAATCTCTGAGCGACTAAAGAGTCAAGACCCAAAAGATTTCAGGGTAAACATTGAATGGAAGACTCGCAATATATTGGAAAATATACGAATTAATGGAACTTTGCTTGGTTTTGTTCTTGGACTCCTTATTGGATCAATAAAAATAACAATTTAA
- the aroB gene encoding 3-dehydroquinate synthase, whose amino-acid sequence MQISAETVEFGQTKYNVVLYDDFDGLAAELAKIQNVSKFIIITEKKVAKLYLDSVLLELEKLNQSVSVIFTKGKEKNKHIDRLKNVYNHLIELGADRKSVILALGGGVIGDFAGFVAATFLRGIRFVQIPTTLLACVDSSVGGKVAVNADKGKNMIGAFHQPELVFASLNSLETLEEKEWKCGLAEVLKHSLLTGGALFETMKTATFEDVFNKNSLRIFISESVKFKTSIVAEDERETGKRAILNLGHTLGHAIESLTNYKKYSHGEAVSIGLVLALILSKQKMGFKEETFLEIVKIMQNLKLPLKDESLSAKKLVEHMMHDKKTSNSQIKYILISHIGEASWGNVLSEEDIVSAIKAQQALN is encoded by the coding sequence ATGCAAATATCCGCAGAGACAGTAGAGTTTGGACAAACAAAATACAACGTAGTATTATACGATGACTTTGATGGTCTCGCAGCAGAATTAGCAAAAATTCAAAACGTATCTAAGTTCATTATTATCACAGAAAAAAAAGTTGCAAAGCTTTATCTCGATTCAGTTCTTTTGGAACTAGAAAAATTAAATCAGTCTGTGAGTGTAATATTCACAAAAGGCAAAGAAAAAAATAAACATATAGACAGACTGAAAAATGTATACAATCATCTAATTGAATTAGGAGCAGATCGAAAGTCAGTGATCTTAGCACTCGGCGGTGGAGTGATTGGAGATTTCGCGGGATTTGTCGCTGCTACTTTTTTACGTGGAATTCGTTTTGTTCAAATTCCTACAACCTTACTTGCCTGCGTCGATTCTTCTGTTGGCGGCAAAGTAGCAGTAAACGCTGACAAAGGTAAGAATATGATTGGTGCTTTTCATCAACCCGAATTGGTTTTCGCTTCCCTCAATAGTTTAGAAACTCTAGAAGAAAAAGAATGGAAGTGCGGACTCGCCGAAGTATTGAAGCATTCTCTCCTTACCGGTGGAGCATTGTTTGAAACAATGAAAACAGCAACTTTTGAGGATGTGTTCAATAAGAATTCTTTGCGCATCTTTATCTCGGAATCAGTAAAATTTAAAACTAGCATTGTAGCAGAAGACGAAAGAGAAACAGGTAAGCGGGCTATCTTAAATTTAGGGCACACTCTCGGACATGCAATTGAATCGCTAACGAATTACAAGAAGTATTCGCATGGAGAAGCAGTATCCATAGGACTCGTGCTTGCTCTTATTCTTTCGAAACAAAAGATGGGTTTTAAAGAAGAAACATTCTTAGAAATAGTAAAGATAATGCAAAATTTAAAGTTACCCTTAAAAGATGAATCTTTGTCTGCTAAGAAATTAGTAGAGCATATGATGCACGATAAAAAAACTAGCAATAGTCAGATAAAATACATTCTAATTAGTCATATCGGGGAAGCGAGTTGGGGAAATGTTCTTAGTGAAGAAGATATAGTATCCGCAATCAAAGCGCAGCAAGCTTTAAATTAG